The genomic region AATTCTGGTAACAATTGATGAAATTGAAATATAAAACCTAAAGATTCATTACGGAAACGGCTCAACATTTTTGAGTTGAGTTTAGTTACATCTGTACCATCTATAATTAATGATGTACTAGCATGCTCATCTGGACGTTCTAAAGTCCCTAGTATATGTAGTAAAGTGGTCTTACCTGCTCCAGAACTACCTACTACACTAACTATTTCACCAGTATTAATAGTAAGTTCTACGTCCTTAAGAACTTGTAAATCGCCAAAACTTTTATGAATATGTTGTGCTTGTATCATGTAAGACAAATGTAGCGAGTTTTAAGCTTTAAACCACTTTCTAGCTGCATTCACATCTAAAAAATAAGTAATGCGCAGTGATAGATTGTGTCGTACTGGTTCCATAAAAAGATTGTCTAGACTTTCTTCAAATTGAATTGCTCCTTGATTATCAAAGTTTGAAATAGAGTTGCGATATAATAGGGATGCTTCACTACCTGGTGCAAATCGCCAACGGTAGGATAAGTCTAAATTCCATACATTAAAATTAGCATCAGGATTAAAATCTTCTTCAAGAACATAATCACTATTTTCTAAAGTACCGTCTAACTGTAGTTCTTTAAAATCACGACTAAAAGTGGCTCGCGACCAGAAATTTCTAAACGAGATACTTAATGCTTGTCTATTATTAAAATTATAAGTCCCAGTTAATCTATTCTCAACACTATGTGTATCTCTTTCACTAAGTATTGAAGTCGTGTTGTCATCAGTGAGTGTTACATAACTCATCCTATCATTATTCTTATCCCAATTCAAACTATAGACAAGTAAAAATTGATCAGAAAAACGATAGCGCGGTGCGATTCTAAAATCATAGTTATGTTCTTTCTCATCCAGTCTTTTAAATCGACCAGCTCTTATATCAATTGCAAATTTTTTACGATAGTCACTAGATATAAATCCACCAGTAAAAATTCCCTGTCCGTATCTTACTACTTGATCTTCAATTCTCGATTCAAACTGATCTTTACGGTCTGTAAAGTAATTTAAATCTGCTCCAAAGGCAAAACGCTCTTTAGTAATAAAAAATGGATTTAAATTTATTTCAGTTCCAGTATGGAAACCTGGTGAAGCGGCACGTCTATGTCTGGTGCGCAGGCTTATTTCATACCGGTTAAAAATACCTTTCTGTGTTAATTGAACATAATTAAGATCTGCAGCAAAGGTGTGGAAGTTAGTCTGAAAATTTCTACCTAAGTCGTTAGGGTTATAATTACGATCTCTAAAAAAGTGACCTAATCTAGGACGCCACTTACCACTTGTTTTTCTCCAGTTAGCTTCAGTCGCAAAACCAGTTTCAGTGCCATCTGGTGTAAAGCGATTAGTCATTTTAACCTCAGCACTTATATTATCTGTAGCCGCTTTATTATTGTGATTCAATACAATTGCATTAGAATTAGCATCTGTAAAAGAGCCATTGCGCAAGGTACTAGCATTTACTAAAGCAATTGAAGAATTATTACCATATTGCTGGTCCAGCACGAGCATGTTATAATTAGTCAGTGGTTCTGTCTCGACCTCTCGACGAGATCCATCTATACTGTTTTCTATGGTAGCACTGGTTTTTTCTGTAAGCGCGTTTAATAAACCTATTCCTAATCCTTTTTCTGTACGACCAGTTACTTTAATCGCATTTAATAACTTTGCACTTCTAGGGTTGTCTATAATATTCTCATTTTCTAGTACTTCAATATTTCTAGATCCACTAGGTCGTTGACCTATGCGTCTTGAAAAGAATAAGTCTCCTTTTCTAAAAAGGTCTGTACCTTCAGTAAAAAATGCTCTATTCTCATTAAAAGTTTGTTCAAAAGGACCTAAGTTAAGTACCACTTGATCAAAGGCTACCTGACCAAAATCAGGAATTAACGTAGCGTCAAGTGTAAACGCATCATTAATCCCATATTTTAAATCCATTCCAGCATTAAAACTTGTGGATTCTATACCGTCAAAACGGTCATGTATGACAGATACATAAGGATATAAATTTAATCGTAATGGTGGATCAATATTTTCTATACCTGTTAATAAAGCATCATATTGTGTATCTGTACCCGTTGTTACATCAATATAATTATAGGTATATTCTTCATTTAACGATTTAATAATGCGCAATATTTG from Nonlabens arenilitoris harbors:
- a CDS encoding DUF5916 domain-containing protein; translated protein: MLRIIVFTLLFFSYAFAKANTTTTLQDTTNIARKVYRATRISTPPKIDGKPFEQIWDRVTTGGNFIMAQPNNGNAERETHKTEFKVAYDDSAIYVAGYMYDNDPESVLRQFSQRDQVFEQADLFGFFINTYNNQINQTRFYATSANALGDAIAEGNSQDFSYNVVFLSEVSFDERGWYVEMKIPYRTLRFPEQNVQDWSFQILRIIKSLNEEYTYNYIDVTTGTDTQYDALLTGIENIDPPLRLNLYPYVSVIHDRFDGIESTSFNAGMDLKYGINDAFTLDATLIPDFGQVAFDQVVLNLGPFEQTFNENRAFFTEGTDLFRKGDLFFSRRIGQRPSGSRNIEVLENENIIDNPRSAKLLNAIKVTGRTEKGLGIGLLNALTEKTSATIENSIDGSRREVETEPLTNYNMLVLDQQYGNNSSIALVNASTLRNGSFTDANSNAIVLNHNNKAATDNISAEVKMTNRFTPDGTETGFATEANWRKTSGKWRPRLGHFFRDRNYNPNDLGRNFQTNFHTFAADLNYVQLTQKGIFNRYEISLRTRHRRAASPGFHTGTEINLNPFFITKERFAFGADLNYFTDRKDQFESRIEDQVVRYGQGIFTGGFISSDYRKKFAIDIRAGRFKRLDEKEHNYDFRIAPRYRFSDQFLLVYSLNWDKNNDRMSYVTLTDDNTTSILSERDTHSVENRLTGTYNFNNRQALSISFRNFWSRATFSRDFKELQLDGTLENSDYVLEEDFNPDANFNVWNLDLSYRWRFAPGSEASLLYRNSISNFDNQGAIQFEESLDNLFMEPVRHNLSLRITYFLDVNAARKWFKA